A single Acidobacteriota bacterium DNA region contains:
- a CDS encoding alpha-1,6-glucosidase domain-containing protein codes for TDPVEIAAPDLPVRRFKLHRLQRSSVDPVVRDADWDRHTDTFSVPARTAAVFVGKPDRGHGD; via the coding sequence ACCGACCCGGTGGAGATCGCCGCTCCGGATCTGCCGGTGCGCAGATTCAAGCTCCATCGCTTGCAGCGCAGCTCGGTGGATCCGGTGGTCCGGGATGCCGATTGGGATCGTCACACCGACACCTTCTCGGTACCCGCCCGCACCGCCGCGGTCTTCGTGGGCAAGCCCGACCGGGGC